A part of Nostoc edaphicum CCNP1411 genomic DNA contains:
- the crn3 gene encoding CRISPR-associated ring nuclease Crn3/Csx3 — protein sequence MITPLRLYLSESLVVQNLKYQVLSVELTSSDRLIEPQNIKNLELPSGIDTTGGVIISGRAPMWLYSYLTHALHPTAWVACYDPRLGAVVSATNSRQVCIGQVIPVNPPNGRQNHVLAQEKRNVETGLCPALMVVGPPDSGKSVLSHALFQALLSDHSDIYLQRAHWDGEGNYVLELSSQTTDEEIEGFKLRNKGVLTERFFPYHAQAILQLRRQKSLVIVDVGGMVQPEKLPILEACTHYLIISSKPEEIGAWHEFCRDRGNLIPVAVIHSSLAEVEEVHRSEPYLEITSGPWLRGQTKGVPENILKYVKSLFIAKN from the coding sequence ATGATTACACCTCTGCGCTTATACCTAAGTGAATCGCTGGTTGTACAAAATTTGAAATACCAAGTACTATCGGTTGAGTTGACTAGTAGCGATCGCCTGATAGAACCACAAAATATCAAAAATCTAGAACTGCCCTCTGGTATTGATACTACAGGTGGTGTGATAATTTCAGGTCGCGCACCGATGTGGCTTTATTCTTACCTCACTCATGCCCTACATCCTACTGCTTGGGTGGCTTGCTATGACCCTCGCCTGGGAGCAGTTGTATCCGCAACGAACTCACGTCAAGTCTGCATTGGTCAAGTAATTCCTGTGAATCCACCAAATGGACGACAAAATCATGTGCTTGCTCAGGAGAAAAGAAATGTTGAGACTGGATTATGTCCGGCGTTAATGGTCGTAGGCCCACCAGATAGTGGTAAAAGTGTACTATCTCATGCTTTGTTTCAAGCGCTATTGTCTGACCATTCTGATATTTACCTGCAACGCGCTCACTGGGATGGAGAAGGTAACTATGTTTTGGAATTAAGTAGCCAAACGACAGATGAGGAAATAGAAGGCTTCAAACTACGCAATAAAGGTGTATTAACAGAACGGTTTTTTCCCTATCATGCTCAAGCAATACTACAATTGCGACGGCAGAAGTCTTTGGTAATTGTGGATGTTGGTGGTATGGTACAGCCGGAGAAACTACCAATTTTAGAAGCTTGTACCCACTACTTGATTATTAGTTCTAAACCAGAAGAGATAGGTGCATGGCATGAATTTTGTCGAGATAGAGGAAATTTAATACCTGTGGCAGTAATTCATAGTAGTTTGGCAGAAGTAGAAGAGGTGCATCGGTCAGAACCATATTTGGAAATTACAAGTGGCCCTTGGCTGCGGGGGCAAACAAAAGGTGTTCCAGAAAATATACTTAAGTATGTAAAGTCACTTTTTATCGCCAAAAATTAG
- a CDS encoding TIGR03985 family CRISPR-associated protein translates to MTQEFYLPPTPQILQWLAGGQLANRLVRSLRLLVLIDKLYSGKTDWADKIPRVFTYSQLRDRLFAYRHPKNDRLNAQQITVQCSDIRCICHQTFSEIVFEQNFQQSEAQWLEQIILLTGINKEELQKVLQERPFATVHRSIRDDLKQLIQLGWLHQAGQGKYQYLAREELPQLPTQLEADSSLPKLTSLPSLSHLSEQQTWELLRVLESISFVQPNLSSIIEKLWQQITDSSPSGTLHQQDPQQRIFLHLDYILSPQMQDCVDNYQEQIEQLWYKPPGGVVQFEYWIAATESKVKITVYPVCLHYVRRAKYLSAYGIDPDGNIAWHNYRLDRIAGDRVPSSVGDRLKVLAWGDPLVPQELKQMWHTGSLPTPEYIAGELKAAWGFNFYFKKELLILRFPADFAKWYVDNTTRHSTFRAVLHNQLPQLIVKNIPNEQEREQLLKIVSQCPTDDAYYIAWIRTGDINVLMRLREWRPNGEVIAPLSIRYQMRAEAEQEFKNYQALLG, encoded by the coding sequence TTGACTCAAGAATTTTATTTACCACCTACTCCCCAAATTTTACAATGGCTAGCAGGAGGACAATTAGCGAATCGGCTAGTGCGATCGCTGCGATTATTGGTATTGATCGACAAATTGTATAGTGGTAAGACAGACTGGGCAGATAAAATTCCTAGAGTTTTCACATACTCACAGCTGCGCGATCGCTTGTTTGCCTATCGTCACCCCAAAAACGATAGATTAAATGCTCAACAAATTACAGTGCAGTGTAGCGATATCCGATGTATTTGTCATCAGACTTTCTCAGAAATTGTATTTGAGCAGAACTTCCAGCAAAGTGAAGCTCAATGGCTTGAGCAAATTATCTTGCTGACTGGGATAAATAAAGAAGAACTCCAAAAGGTACTGCAAGAACGTCCCTTTGCTACCGTGCATCGTTCCATCCGCGATGACCTCAAGCAGTTAATCCAGCTAGGGTGGTTACATCAGGCTGGACAAGGAAAATATCAGTATTTGGCAAGAGAAGAACTACCTCAACTGCCAACTCAATTAGAGGCTGACTCTAGCTTACCAAAGCTAACCAGCCTACCTAGTTTGTCTCACCTCTCTGAACAACAAACTTGGGAACTGTTGCGAGTCTTGGAATCAATCTCCTTTGTACAGCCAAACTTGTCGTCAATTATAGAAAAGTTATGGCAGCAAATAACAGATAGTTCCCCATCTGGAACACTACATCAACAAGATCCACAGCAAAGGATATTTCTACATCTGGACTACATTCTTTCTCCACAGATGCAAGACTGTGTAGACAATTACCAGGAACAGATAGAGCAGCTTTGGTACAAACCTCCTGGTGGGGTAGTGCAATTTGAATATTGGATTGCAGCGACAGAGAGTAAAGTAAAAATTACTGTTTACCCAGTATGTTTGCATTACGTGCGCCGTGCTAAATACCTGAGTGCTTACGGCATAGACCCCGATGGTAATATAGCATGGCACAATTATCGCTTAGATCGGATTGCTGGCGATCGCGTTCCGTCCAGTGTAGGCGATCGCCTAAAAGTCCTGGCTTGGGGCGACCCCCTTGTTCCTCAAGAATTGAAACAGATGTGGCATACAGGAAGTTTGCCTACACCAGAATATATTGCTGGCGAATTGAAAGCTGCTTGGGGTTTCAATTTCTATTTCAAAAAAGAATTACTTATCCTCCGTTTCCCAGCAGATTTTGCCAAGTGGTATGTAGATAACACCACAAGACATTCTACTTTTCGTGCAGTTTTACACAATCAATTACCACAGTTGATTGTTAAGAATATTCCAAATGAGCAGGAGCGTGAACAGTTATTAAAAATTGTCAGTCAATGCCCAACAGATGATGCTTATTACATTGCCTGGATACGTACTGGTGATATCAATGTTCTTATGCGTTTGCGAGAATGGCGACCAAATGGCGAAGTTATTGCCCCTTTATCTATTCGTTACCAAATGAGAGCAGAAGCGGAACAAGAATTCAAAAATTATCAAGCGTTATTGGGCTGA
- the cas6 gene encoding CRISPR-associated endoribonuclease Cas6, translating into MLRRSQKKPNIPPSPLTWPPDTELIGLEFELVPAKDCYLFPQYTIGLHAWFLQQVGSTDPELSAYLHDGESEKPFTISALNGEIISSGRQIQLSANTSYRWYVTALSNRVQQWMAQWVENLPEVLELKNAPLQIRSVKIAHPPTTYKQLLESELNETFALKFLSPTSFRRKGHHFPLPVPANVFHSYLRRWNDFSGMSVDQDDFLAWVDDYILITRCQLTTAKVLAGKKGAVTGFTGAIELSLAKNAAKQPEFGQLFSALGKLAPYCGTGHKTTFGLGQTRLGWSSQVVQDIPDVQTVLAKRIEDLTQIFKARRKRTGGERADEIASKWATILARREMGESLQVVAEDLEMPYETVKTYVKLARRALKSEE; encoded by the coding sequence ATGCTTCGACGCTCTCAAAAAAAGCCAAATATCCCTCCATCTCCGCTTACATGGCCGCCGGACACAGAGTTAATCGGCTTAGAATTTGAGTTAGTCCCTGCAAAAGATTGTTACCTCTTCCCTCAGTACACTATTGGACTACACGCCTGGTTTCTCCAACAAGTGGGTTCCACAGACCCAGAACTTTCAGCTTACCTCCATGATGGAGAGTCAGAGAAACCGTTTACTATCTCAGCTTTAAATGGAGAGATTATCAGTAGCGGTAGACAAATACAACTATCTGCAAACACCTCTTATCGTTGGTATGTCACAGCTTTATCTAATAGAGTGCAACAGTGGATGGCGCAATGGGTAGAAAATTTGCCAGAGGTGCTGGAATTAAAAAATGCCCCTTTGCAGATTCGTTCTGTCAAAATTGCCCATCCTCCCACAACTTATAAGCAACTGCTAGAATCTGAGCTTAATGAGACTTTCGCTCTGAAATTTCTCAGTCCTACAAGTTTTCGCCGTAAAGGCCATCACTTCCCCTTACCAGTACCAGCGAATGTCTTTCATAGCTACCTGCGGCGCTGGAATGACTTTTCGGGGATGTCTGTTGACCAGGATGATTTTCTGGCTTGGGTAGATGATTATATATTGATTACTCGTTGCCAACTAACAACCGCGAAGGTATTGGCGGGTAAAAAAGGCGCAGTCACAGGATTCACTGGGGCGATTGAGTTGAGTTTAGCTAAAAATGCAGCCAAACAGCCAGAATTTGGGCAGTTATTTTCTGCTTTAGGAAAACTTGCACCCTACTGCGGTACTGGTCACAAAACTACGTTTGGGTTGGGACAAACACGTTTGGGTTGGTCATCTCAAGTTGTCCAAGACATACCTGATGTGCAAACTGTCTTGGCGAAACGCATTGAAGATTTAACACAGATTTTTAAAGCACGACGCAAGCGGACGGGGGGAGAAAGGGCAGATGAAATAGCCTCAAAATGGGCGACAATCTTAGCACGGCGGGAAATGGGCGAGTCATTGCAGGTGGTGGCAGAAGATTTAGAGATGCCTTATGAAACGGTGAAGACTTATGTCAAGTTGGCACGACGCGCTTTGAAGAGTGAGGAGTAG
- the cas2 gene encoding CRISPR-associated endonuclease Cas2 encodes MFYLVCYDIVSDTRRNKVAKLLEAYGLRVQKSVFECVLDEKQYENLSKYLFRLVNKREDQVRFYPMTAHNRCKVAVLGTQPEFVVDDAAFIV; translated from the coding sequence ATGTTTTATTTAGTTTGCTACGACATTGTTAGCGATACCCGTCGCAATAAAGTGGCGAAACTTCTAGAAGCTTACGGTTTGCGGGTGCAAAAGTCGGTTTTCGAGTGCGTGTTGGATGAAAAGCAGTATGAAAACCTATCCAAATACCTCTTCCGACTCGTTAACAAACGCGAAGACCAAGTTAGATTCTACCCCATGACTGCACACAATCGTTGCAAGGTCGCAGTATTGGGAACACAACCTGAGTTTGTAGTAGATGACGCTGCGTTTATAGTTTAG
- the cas1 gene encoding CRISPR-associated endonuclease Cas1: MSTIYITEQDVTFQIQHHYLKVFHQQNQRICIPIRNLSQFIIFGNISLPKEVIQIVHSQQIPVLYLTQTGEYLGRVENPSKLQAKYLTYQRRRARDTEFNRATAESIIWAKLHNQHTFLQSWTRYHANHTIQRALNYLTLLMDNLPLAPGIDELDEYSKEADNIYYCAVGSLLSFYNGSSYTTAKRTSGLLNLGNQLLHQYIYTLLNTAGLDPNYPILHRDDRHELPLAWDFTAEFRAPIVDDLVLNFVRNLANSNGNGNGRSHLHNPLQKFLQHWEAKLRTFVLHPYAGEVSYRQCLDLQVREYRASLMGDVEFYRPLALKFRPLHSDFTNTIQPQTVPLKLVKR, from the coding sequence ATGTCTACAATTTACATCACCGAACAGGACGTAACATTCCAAATTCAACACCATTATTTAAAGGTGTTTCATCAACAAAATCAACGTATCTGTATTCCAATTCGTAATCTCAGTCAGTTCATCATCTTTGGTAATATCAGTTTACCAAAAGAAGTCATTCAAATCGTTCATTCACAGCAGATTCCTGTCTTATATCTAACCCAAACTGGTGAATATTTAGGACGAGTAGAAAACCCATCCAAACTACAAGCAAAATATCTCACCTACCAACGTAGACGCGCACGGGATACCGAATTTAATCGCGCTACAGCAGAAAGTATTATCTGGGCAAAATTGCACAACCAACATACTTTTCTCCAAAGTTGGACTCGCTACCACGCTAATCACACAATCCAACGCGCATTAAATTATCTGACGCTGTTGATGGACAACTTACCGCTAGCACCAGGAATTGATGAATTGGACGAATACAGCAAGGAAGCTGATAACATTTATTACTGTGCCGTTGGTTCCCTACTCAGCTTTTACAATGGTTCTAGTTATACAACAGCAAAGCGCACTAGCGGACTCCTAAACCTGGGAAATCAACTACTGCATCAATATATTTACACACTTCTGAACACCGCAGGACTTGACCCTAATTACCCAATTTTACACCGCGACGATCGTCACGAACTGCCCTTAGCATGGGACTTTACCGCCGAATTTCGCGCACCTATTGTCGATGACTTGGTGTTAAATTTTGTTCGCAATCTGGCTAATAGTAATGGCAATGGTAATGGTAGAAGCCACTTACACAATCCTCTACAAAAGTTTCTGCAACATTGGGAAGCAAAACTGCGAACTTTTGTACTGCATCCTTACGCCGGAGAAGTAAGTTATCGTCAATGTCTCGACTTACAGGTACGAGAATATCGCGCATCTTTAATGGGGGATGTAGAATTTTACCGTCCTCTAGCGTTAAAGTTTCGCCCTCTACATTCAGACTTCACCAACACCATTCAACCGCAAACTGTTCCCCTAAAGTTGGTGAAACGATGA
- a CDS encoding HNH endonuclease: protein MSERTPEPMRRIVAARARSYCEYCRCWEQFATESFTVEHIKPRQAGGETVLENLAWSCFGCNGHKHTKTQARDPETGEKIALYNPRQQFWSEHFSWSDDFTEVIGKTSCGRATVEALRLNRFGVVNLRRLLRSANLHPPQNVESDK from the coding sequence ATGTCAGAGCGAACCCCAGAACCAATGAGGCGTATTGTTGCTGCTCGTGCCCGTAGTTACTGTGAGTATTGTCGTTGTTGGGAGCAATTTGCCACCGAGAGTTTTACCGTTGAGCATATAAAACCCCGACAAGCAGGTGGAGAAACAGTTTTAGAAAATCTTGCTTGGAGTTGCTTTGGCTGCAATGGTCATAAACATACCAAAACACAGGCAAGAGATCCAGAAACGGGAGAAAAAATTGCACTGTACAATCCTCGGCAGCAATTTTGGAGCGAACATTTTAGCTGGAGTGATGATTTTACCGAGGTGATTGGTAAAACTTCTTGTGGTCGAGCAACGGTTGAAGCTTTGCGTTTGAATCGGTTTGGTGTTGTCAATCTACGCCGTTTGTTGAGGAGCGCAAATCTGCATCCACCACAGAATGTGGAAAGTGATAAGTAG
- the ltrA gene encoding group II intron reverse transcriptase/maturase yields MFKATKDGSRKKVRNLQKLLMRSYSNILLSVRRVTQLNRGSKTAGVDKLLVKTPQARGLLVDILTKFIPWKPLPVKRVYIRKSNGKQRPLGIPCIVDRCLQSIIKNALEPYWEAHFERTSYGFRPGRSCHDAIERIHSMSKANSTKKWVVDADIEGCFDNISHVPLINAIGNFPARKLIQQWLNAGYMDKGVFHNTNAGVPQGGIISPLLANIALHGMESVLGIKYDKNGHTIGDRGIVRYADDLVVFCKSREDAVKARDTLQEFMFTRGLTLNESKTHIVRLLDGFNFLGFHIRQYPDSTTKTGRKVLIKPSIESLQNIRDKIKQVWLDNKSCSVDFVISKLNPIIRGIANYYRTVVSSQIFSSLDRWMFVRERRYAKRMHAKKNQSWRNHRYWGRLNLDRSDYWVFGNKRTGKHLLKFSWFNIRRHPMVKGAYSTDDPELKSYWENRQNIKSKSLIPSYQKLAQKQGFKCPVCGESLLNDEPIQKHHIIPCHQGGNDTYANLELVHYYCHQQIHYIVQKLNSELDDELSLW; encoded by the coding sequence ATATTCAAGGCAACCAAGGACGGTAGCCGTAAAAAGGTTCGCAACCTACAAAAGCTACTAATGCGTAGCTATTCTAATATACTACTTTCCGTTAGAAGAGTAACGCAATTAAACCGAGGCAGTAAAACAGCAGGGGTGGATAAACTGCTGGTAAAAACACCACAAGCGAGAGGATTGTTGGTAGATATTCTAACCAAATTTATCCCGTGGAAGCCATTACCAGTAAAGCGGGTATATATCCGTAAATCCAATGGAAAACAAAGACCTCTGGGAATACCTTGTATTGTCGATAGATGTCTCCAATCCATCATCAAAAATGCCTTGGAACCCTATTGGGAAGCGCACTTTGAGCGCACTTCCTATGGCTTTAGACCGGGAAGGTCATGCCATGATGCGATTGAAAGGATACATTCAATGTCAAAAGCCAACTCCACTAAAAAGTGGGTGGTAGATGCGGACATTGAAGGTTGCTTTGATAACATCTCTCATGTACCGCTAATTAATGCCATTGGTAATTTTCCAGCCAGAAAATTAATCCAACAATGGCTGAATGCGGGATATATGGATAAAGGTGTTTTCCATAATACCAATGCTGGAGTACCTCAAGGTGGAATTATTTCACCGCTACTTGCGAATATAGCTTTGCATGGTATGGAATCTGTCCTCGGCATCAAGTACGATAAAAACGGTCATACGATTGGCGATCGCGGTATTGTGCGCTATGCCGATGATTTGGTGGTGTTCTGCAAAAGTCGGGAAGATGCTGTCAAAGCGCGGGATACTCTCCAAGAGTTTATGTTTACTCGCGGTTTAACTCTTAATGAGTCAAAAACCCACATAGTACGGCTGTTGGATGGATTCAACTTCTTAGGCTTTCACATCAGACAATACCCGGATTCCACTACCAAAACAGGTAGGAAAGTATTAATCAAACCTAGCATTGAATCTTTGCAAAACATCCGGGATAAAATCAAACAAGTATGGCTTGATAATAAAAGTTGTAGTGTTGATTTTGTCATAAGCAAGCTAAACCCAATTATTCGGGGAATAGCTAACTATTATCGGACTGTAGTTTCCTCACAAATATTCAGTTCTTTAGATAGATGGATGTTTGTTAGGGAGAGAAGGTATGCCAAACGAATGCACGCCAAGAAGAACCAATCTTGGCGTAATCATCGTTATTGGGGAAGATTAAATCTTGATAGAAGTGATTACTGGGTGTTTGGTAACAAGCGCACGGGAAAACATCTGCTCAAGTTTAGCTGGTTCAATATTAGGAGACATCCAATGGTAAAGGGTGCTTATTCTACCGATGACCCAGAGCTAAAATCTTATTGGGAAAACCGTCAGAATATTAAATCTAAAAGTTTAATTCCTAGTTACCAGAAGCTTGCCCAAAAACAAGGATTTAAGTGTCCTGTATGCGGGGAGTCATTACTCAATGATGAACCCATACAAAAGCATCATATAATTCCTTGTCATCAAGGTGGTAACGATACTTACGCTAATTTGGAACTAGTGCATTATTACTGTCATCAACAAATACATTATATTGTACAGAAACTCAATTCTGAACTCGATGATGAACTGAGTCTTTGGTAG
- the cas1 gene encoding CRISPR-associated endonuclease Cas1: MFTKEHLNFAWLQVRAGSKTAGIDGISVDLFESMATEQLQKLEYQLHHETYTPSPAKGFYIPKKNGSKRLIGVPTVRDRIIQRLLLDELYFPLEDTFLDCSYAYRPGHSIHQAVQHLYGYYQYQPKWIIKADIADFFDNLSWALLLTALEELSLEPIVLQLLEQQLKSGIIVAGQYRNFGKGVLQGGGLSGALANLYLTSFDRKCLSQGINLVRYGDDFVIACKSWQEANRILDKITAWLGEVYLTLQPEKTQIFTPNDEFTFLGYRFAGGEVYAPPPPKPVLAGEWVINDSGTPYFRRKPRPAKPVSRPPKACSIDKPINFPRASISHYWQETMTTLYITDQGAYLSVKNQQFQVYYQGELRIKVPVSRVSNVVLFGCCNVSHGAVSMALRRRIPIMYLSQKGRYFGRLQTEGDAKVEYLMLQVERCQNPEFTRKQAEAIVRAKLHNSRILLMRLNRRQKSKNVDETIIKKASNELEILMSKLPFADNLDMLRGYEGRAATIYFQALGSLFSGSFTFEKRTKRPPTDPINSMLSLGYTLLSQNVYSFIQSVGLHTHFGNLHVPRDNHPALVSDLMEEWRAGLVDSLAVYLVNSEVFTIDDFTLPDEREGVYFQAHALKKFLKHWEEKLQSEMTHPHTGQKVAYRRALELQVREYISCLKGEVEVYRPMIWEK, from the coding sequence AGCCCCGCTAAAGGGTTTTACATACCCAAGAAAAACGGCAGTAAGCGCTTAATTGGTGTCCCTACCGTGCGGGATAGAATTATCCAGCGTTTACTACTCGATGAATTGTATTTTCCCTTAGAAGATACGTTTCTTGATTGCAGCTATGCCTATCGTCCTGGACACAGTATTCACCAAGCAGTACAACATTTATATGGATACTATCAGTATCAACCAAAATGGATTATCAAAGCTGATATCGCCGATTTTTTTGACAATCTTTCTTGGGCATTATTGTTAACTGCATTGGAGGAATTATCACTTGAACCAATAGTATTACAGTTACTAGAACAGCAGTTGAAGTCAGGAATTATCGTCGCTGGACAATATCGTAACTTTGGTAAAGGAGTATTACAAGGTGGGGGACTTTCTGGTGCTTTAGCAAATTTATACCTGACTAGTTTTGATAGAAAATGTCTCAGTCAAGGTATTAATTTGGTGCGATACGGGGATGATTTTGTCATCGCTTGTAAAAGTTGGCAAGAAGCAAACCGTATCCTTGACAAAATTACTGCTTGGTTAGGAGAAGTTTATTTAACTCTACAACCAGAGAAGACACAGATTTTTACGCCCAATGATGAGTTTACTTTTTTAGGTTATCGCTTTGCTGGCGGTGAAGTTTATGCACCACCACCACCCAAACCTGTACTCGCTGGAGAATGGGTAATTAATGATTCGGGTACACCTTATTTTCGCAGGAAACCAAGACCAGCGAAACCAGTTTCTCGTCCTCCTAAAGCTTGCAGTATTGACAAACCAATTAATTTTCCCAGAGCATCAATTTCTCATTATTGGCAGGAAACCATGACTACTTTATATATAACCGACCAAGGTGCTTATTTGAGCGTAAAAAATCAACAATTTCAAGTTTATTATCAAGGTGAATTGCGGATTAAAGTTCCAGTCAGTCGAGTCAGCAATGTTGTGCTGTTTGGTTGTTGTAATGTATCACATGGTGCGGTGAGTATGGCGTTGCGGCGACGGATTCCGATCATGTATTTGTCACAAAAGGGTAGGTATTTTGGCAGGTTGCAAACAGAAGGTGATGCTAAAGTTGAATATTTGATGTTACAGGTTGAGCGTTGTCAAAATCCAGAGTTTACCAGAAAGCAAGCTGAAGCGATAGTTCGGGCAAAGTTGCATAATTCACGTATATTATTGATGCGGTTAAACCGTCGTCAAAAATCTAAAAATGTAGATGAAACAATCATCAAAAAGGCATCTAATGAATTAGAAATTTTGATGAGCAAACTACCTTTTGCAGATAATCTGGATATGCTGCGGGGATATGAAGGAAGGGCGGCGACAATTTATTTTCAAGCACTGGGAAGTTTATTTTCTGGTTCGTTTACGTTTGAAAAGCGCACCAAGCGTCCACCCACTGACCCCATTAATAGTATGCTCAGTTTGGGGTACACTCTATTAAGCCAAAATGTTTATTCGTTCATCCAATCTGTAGGATTGCATACTCATTTTGGGAATTTACACGTTCCCCGTGACAATCATCCAGCACTAGTTTCTGATTTGATGGAAGAATGGAGGGCTGGTTTGGTCGATTCTTTAGCAGTTTATTTAGTCAATTCAGAAGTTTTTACAATTGATGATTTTACGTTACCCGACGAACGAGAAGGTGTGTATTTTCAAGCTCACGCACTCAAGAAGTTTCTGAAACATTGGGAAGAGAAATTGCAATCAGAAATGACGCACCCTCATACTGGACAAAAAGTAGCATACCGTCGCGCTCTTGAGTTGCAGGTACGAGAATATATCTCATGCTTGAAGGGTGAAGTGGAAGTTTACCGACCAATGATTTGGGAGAAATAA